The region GCCCCCGCGCCGCCGACAAAGACTGTATCGCGCCAGCCGCCTGAAGTAGCCGTTCAGTTTGTCTTCAAGTACCCGCGTGGCGTGGTGCCGGTCATGCGTTTGAAGAAGGCGATCAACGCGCTGTCACTGGCAAAGCCCAGTTCGAAGGCGCAGTAGCCCACGTTACGTCCCGTGGCGAGCAATTCGATGACTCGCATCAAGCGCCACTGCTGGCGCCATTGCTGATAGCCCAGGCCGGTTTCCCGCAGGAAAATCCGGCCGATGGTCTTGGTGCTGGCGCCAATTTGCTTTTCCAGGTCTTGCAGTGTGGGTGGCAATGTTTCGAGGTCTTCCAGCAAGGGGGCCAGGCGTTTGTCCTGCGGCAATGGCAGGAGCATCGGCTGCTCGGCGGCAGCCTGGATTTCGTCCAGGCACAAGGCCAACAGATGGGCATATCGGCCACTGTGCCAATCGGTCTCGTAGGGGGCCATCGCCATCGGTTCCAGCACCGCGTGCAGCAAGGTGCTGACTTCAATGACCCGTACCTGGTTTGGCAATTGCTCGGCCAATGCCGGGCTCACGTACAACGAACGGTAATCCACGGTTTTATGCATCACCGCGCGTTGGGGCACGCCGCAGGGTATCCACGCCGCACGGGAGGGCGGCAGCAGGCACAGTTGGTTGTCCAGGGTGATACGGGTGCAACCTTGTCGAGTGAACAACAGTTGCCCGCGCTGGTGCCGATGCAGGCCGGAGTCATGGTCGCCGAGCAGCGCGGCGATGCCAACAACGGGCGCCGCCAGGCAGTCGGGATCGAAGGATTCATCGGCGGCAAGCCAAGCCATAGGTTGTCCGATTTAATGGATAAGTTGTCGAAGTCAGGATAATAGCCCAGTCGCTCGTCTTTAAACTTCTTGTGTTGTTTTATGCGAGTGAGTTGTTGATGAACCTAAAAAAAATAGGGGTGTTGGCGGTGGTGTTGCTGATGTTTCCGCAACTGGCCCAAACGCTTTACAGCCCGGCCCTGGGTGATATCGGTCGGGCTTTTGCGGTTGGGCCTGAACGGGCAGGGCAGACCCTTTCGGTGTATTTCCTGGCGTTCGCGTTCGGGGTGGTGGTGTGGGGCCGGTTGTGCGATCGCTGGGGGCGGCGACCGGTGATGTTGGCCGGGCTGGCCTTATATATTGGCGCCACAGCGCTGGCCTTGGGTGTAAGCACGTTCAATGCTTTGTTACTGGCCCAGGCCCTGGCCGCGTTTGGCGCGGCAGTAGGCTCGGTGGCGACGCAGACGATCTTGCGCGACCGTTTCCACGGTGCGCAATTGGCCCAGGTGTTTTCCATAATGGGCGTTGCCCTTGCTGCCAGCCCGGCGCTTGGTTTGTTCAGCGGCGCGACCCTGGTGCAGCACTTTGGTTATCGCGGCATGCTCACGGGCTTGTTGCTGCTGGCATTGGCATTATGGGGCTGGTGCGTCTGGGCCTTGCCTGAAACACGTCCAGTGTCATTGCCGACGGCATCGCTGCTCGAGACTCTGAACCTGATGCTCAGGGACGCAGCGATTTGGCGCTCGGTCGGGTTGGTGGCGGCGTTCAATATTGCGTTGTTCGGCTATTACAGCGTGGGCCCGTTTATCTTTTCACAACTGGGGTTGTCCGCCGCTGAGTTCGGTTACAGCGGTGTGCTGCTGGCGCTGGGGTCTGGGCTCGGGGCCTGGCTGAACAAGCGGTTGCTCAACCGTGGCATGAACGGTGATCAGTTGGTACTGACCGCCGCCGGATTAGCGGTGTTGGGTGGCTTGCTGGTCTTGCTGCTGCAAGACAGCTGGTTGTTCGTAGGGCCTATGTTGCTTGTGGTGCTGGCATTCGGCATGGCGATTCCTAATGTGCTCGGGGCTGCGCTTGTACGTTATTCCGACCGCCTTGGCAGCGCCGCCGCGGTATTCGGCTTGCTGTATTACCTGGCCATCGGCGCGGGACTTACCCTGGTGGCCTGGGCCCAGAACCTTGGCTGGAGTCTTTTGATCTGTGGCGTGGCGGCGCTGTGGATGGCAACGCCGCGAGTGTTCAGAAGTTGACCGAAGCACTCAGGCGCGCCGTCAACGGTGCGCCCTGGAACAGATAGTCATCGCCCATGTACTCGCCCGCATCGCGCCAATAGCGCTTGTCGAACAGGTTGTCGACGCTCAGGCGAAACACCGTTTCATAACCGTCGATTTTAGTGGTGTAACGGCTGCCGACATTGACCACTGCGTAATCGCCCACCTCCACATTGCCGGTGCGGTTGGCGTATTTCCTGGCGCTGTATTGCACGCCGCCGAGCAGCGCTAAACCATTCATCCATGGTAACGCGTAGTCGGCGTACACACTGGCGCGCAGTGTGGGCACATTGATCGCCTGGTGGCCTTCATAATCTGGCGTGCCACTGTTGTTCACCCGCGCGCGAATCGCCGCCACGCTGGTTGCGATTTGCAGGCGGTCGGTGGCCCAGCCGTTGGCGGACAGTTCCAGGCCAGTGTTTTTTTGCTCGCCTTGTTGCACGTAGGTGAACGTGTCGCCTGCGGGCCTGGCGTACTGATAAGCCTGGCGCGTCTGGAATACGGCGGCGGCGAAGCTGATGCGGCGCCAGTCATATTTAACGCCGGCTTCGATTTGTCGCGAGACAGTAGGTGCCAAGGTGTCCCCGCTGTTACTGGCGAACCACGGCGCAGTGCCGCCCAGCGAAAGCCCCTTGCTGTAGCTGGTGTACAGCGAGATATTTTCCACGGGTTTGTAGATTAACGAGGCTTGAGGCAGGAACACGTATTGCTGGGTGTGGCGTGACTCGTTGCCATTCTCATCGAAAGCTTTTTCATCCAGGCGCACTTCGCGACCGCCGAGGATGGTCTGCCATTGCTCGTTGAAACGGATGCGGTCGGTGACGAACAGCCCGTATTGGCGGCTGTCGAGGTTGCGGTGGCTGTCGTTCAGGGGTTTATCGGTAGGCGTGAAGGTGGGCGCATCCTCATAGATATTGCCGCTGCCGATCCACTCATTGACTGACTTACGTTTGTCGATCACCCGGCGAAACGCACTGGTGCCGAAGGTCAACTCATGGCCCAGGCCTGCTGTTTCGAATAGCCCTGTCATGGCGGCCTGGACTTCATCGTCGCGGCGGGTGTCGTCGGGGCTGCGGTAGTCGTAGATGTCGTAGTTGCCTTCGGGGGTGAAGTAATTGCCGACGCCCTGAGTGTCTCCACCCCACGCAAACGAACTGTAGTCATCAATCACCACCTGGCTGCGCGCCGCGCTCACGCTGCCTTTCCACTGATCGCTGAAGCGGTATTCAAACTTGCCGTTGAGGTTCAACGAGTCGATACCGACCTGATGGGAACCACTCTGGTGGCCCAGCAGTTTCTTTGGCGAAGCGTCATGCGGCACTTGCGTGCCGCCCAATAGTTGATAACCCGGCACCGAGCGCTGTTGCTTGTTCTGGTATTCCGCATCCAGTTGCAGCAGCGCGTCGGGGCTGATGTTCCAGTCGAAGGCCAGGGACACAAAGTCGCGCTGGCCATTGGCATGTTCCACATAGGCATTGAGGTCTTCGTGGGCGACGTTGGCGCGCAGGCCAAACTGCTGTTCGCTGCCAAACCAGCCGCCGACATCGGTGGCGATATAGCCACTGCCACGGTCATCGGTGGACACCGTCACCGAACGCACATCCTCCGGGCGTTTGGTCACGTAGTTGATCACGCCGCCGGGCTCGGAAATCCCGCTTTGCAAACCGGCCAGGCCTTTGAGCACTTCCACCTGCTGCTTGTTTTCCAGGGCGACGTTCTGTTCGCCGGTGATGGTGCGCCCGTTGATCTTGTAGCTGCTCGCGGCGTTCAGCGAGAAGCCGCGCACCACGAAGTTTTCGTAGTAGCCGATGGGCGCATAGCTGTCGCCCACCGAGGCATCGTTGCGCAGCACTTCACTGAGCAGGCGCGCTTGTTGGTCCTTGATCAGTGCGGCGTTGATCACCGTGATTGACGCCGGGGTGTCCAGCAAGGGGGCTTCACTGAAGCCGCCGACCGAAGCGGTGTCCGTGCGGTAGCCCGATTCCTCCTGGCCCTGGACCTGTACCGCCGGCAGTTCTATGTCAGCCGCTGGACTGCTACCGATACCGCCACTGAGCAGCAAGCCAAGGGCAAAACGTGAAGTGACGACGGGACGAAAACGCAACACCATGGGGGCAGGGCCTTAAAGCGCAGGGCAGGGGGGCGCATAAACTAGGGGTATGTGTGAGGTTTTACAAGATGCAAAGCGCGGACTCGGCCACCGGTTGACGGTGGTTCAACCGTGGCGCTTGAGGGTCTCGCTGGGCAGTTCCTTGAACAACGCCCGATAGCTGTTGGAAAACCGCCCCAAATGCCAGAACGACCAGTTCATCGCCACTTCGGCCACGGTGGTGTCGGTGGCGTTGAGCAGTTCGCGTCGCGCCCCGTTCAAACGCCGCAGGCGCAACCACTGTGCCGGGCTCATCCCGGTGTAGGTCTTGAACCCTTGCTGCAATTGACGCAGCGGCACGCCGGCAATCTGCGCCAGCTCCAACAGGTTGACGGTTTCGTCCGGCGCATCCGCTGCCCACTCGCCGATGCGCGCCATCAACTGGCGTTCTGCACTGCGGCGCTGTAACGAACTACGGTCCAGGCACACGCAAGCGTTGTCGAGAATGAATAGGCAATCGTCGAGTAACTGTTGGGTGAGGGTGTCGCGGCTGATCGGGTCGAGCGTGGCGGACAACCGTGTGAGGGTGCCGCTGAGCCAGCGCGTGAACAGCGCGTTCTGCTGGCACGTCAGCGGTGCCATGAACAACCCTTCCAGTTTCGCCACGTCCAGCCCATGGCGCTGGACGAACTGCGGGCCGAACACGACGGCCACTTCACGGTAATTCTCCGGAGTGATCCAGGTGTTGCGGCTTTCGCCATTGAGCATGTAGAGCGCGTTGTCGCTGCCGTCGAAACAGAACGCCAACGCGCCCGGCGGGGCATTGAAGTGCTGTTCCACGCGCGTGTTCATGCACTCTTCGTACACTTGTACCCCTTGCAGGTCGAGGTAGCGGATCTGCCCGGCAAAATGCCCCGGGGACATCTGCTGGTACTGCTGCACCCAACCGGGTGTCGCACTGCATTGAGCGGCCACATCACCGGTGGTGAAGGCCTGTACGCGCAAAGCTGTTGCCTGTGTCATGGGTAACCTGGGCGCACTCTATTGGTGCGTTATGGTTCGTGCAAAGTGGATAGATGCCGACGTGCGGCGGCATCAAGATAGACCTCAATGCGCCGAGAGTACAAGCCGACGCCGCATCCAACCCATGACGAGGTCCTTATGAACGCCCCCTTCGATCAGCTGTCCGCCTGGCTGAAAGAACACAAGATTACCGAAGTCGAATGCGTGATCAGTGATTTGACTGGCATCGCACGCGGCAAGATTGCGCCCACCAACAAGTTCCTGCATGAGCGAGGCATGCGCCTGCCGGAAAGTGTGTTGCTGCAAACGGTGACCGGGGACTTTGTCGACGACGATATCTACTACGACCTGCTCGACCCGGCCGACATCGACATGATCTGCCGCCCGGTGTCCAACGCCACGTACGTGGTGCCGTGGGCCATCGAGCCTACGGCCATCGTGATCCACGACACCTTCGACAAGCTGGGCAACCCCATCGAGTTGTCGCCGCGCAACGTGCTGAAAAAAGTCCTGCAGCTCTATACCGATCAGGGCTGGCAGCCGATTGTCGCGCCGGAAATGGAGTTTTACCTGACCCAGCGCTGCGAAGACCCGGACCTGCCGCTGAAAACCCCTGTAGGCCGTTCCGGCCGGGCTGAAACCGGGCGCCAGTCGTTTTCCATCGACGCCGCCAACGAATTCGACCCGCTGTTCGAAGACGTCTACGACTGGTGCGAACTCCAGGGCCTGGACCTCGACACGCTGATCCACGAGGACGGCCCGGCGCAGATGGAAATCAACTTCCGTCACGGCGACGCCCTTGACCTGGCCGACCAGATCACCGTGTTCAAACGCACCCTGCGCGAAGCCGCG is a window of Pseudomonas antarctica DNA encoding:
- a CDS encoding AraC family transcriptional regulator; this translates as MAWLAADESFDPDCLAAPVVGIAALLGDHDSGLHRHQRGQLLFTRQGCTRITLDNQLCLLPPSRAAWIPCGVPQRAVMHKTVDYRSLYVSPALAEQLPNQVRVIEVSTLLHAVLEPMAMAPYETDWHSGRYAHLLALCLDEIQAAAEQPMLLPLPQDKRLAPLLEDLETLPPTLQDLEKQIGASTKTIGRIFLRETGLGYQQWRQQWRLMRVIELLATGRNVGYCAFELGFASDSALIAFFKRMTGTTPRGYLKTN
- a CDS encoding MFS transporter, producing the protein MNLKKIGVLAVVLLMFPQLAQTLYSPALGDIGRAFAVGPERAGQTLSVYFLAFAFGVVVWGRLCDRWGRRPVMLAGLALYIGATALALGVSTFNALLLAQALAAFGAAVGSVATQTILRDRFHGAQLAQVFSIMGVALAASPALGLFSGATLVQHFGYRGMLTGLLLLALALWGWCVWALPETRPVSLPTASLLETLNLMLRDAAIWRSVGLVAAFNIALFGYYSVGPFIFSQLGLSAAEFGYSGVLLALGSGLGAWLNKRLLNRGMNGDQLVLTAAGLAVLGGLLVLLLQDSWLFVGPMLLVVLAFGMAIPNVLGAALVRYSDRLGSAAAVFGLLYYLAIGAGLTLVAWAQNLGWSLLICGVAALWMATPRVFRS
- a CDS encoding TonB-dependent siderophore receptor, producing the protein MVLRFRPVVTSRFALGLLLSGGIGSSPAADIELPAVQVQGQEESGYRTDTASVGGFSEAPLLDTPASITVINAALIKDQQARLLSEVLRNDASVGDSYAPIGYYENFVVRGFSLNAASSYKINGRTITGEQNVALENKQQVEVLKGLAGLQSGISEPGGVINYVTKRPEDVRSVTVSTDDRGSGYIATDVGGWFGSEQQFGLRANVAHEDLNAYVEHANGQRDFVSLAFDWNISPDALLQLDAEYQNKQQRSVPGYQLLGGTQVPHDASPKKLLGHQSGSHQVGIDSLNLNGKFEYRFSDQWKGSVSAARSQVVIDDYSSFAWGGDTQGVGNYFTPEGNYDIYDYRSPDDTRRDDEVQAAMTGLFETAGLGHELTFGTSAFRRVIDKRKSVNEWIGSGNIYEDAPTFTPTDKPLNDSHRNLDSRQYGLFVTDRIRFNEQWQTILGGREVRLDEKAFDENGNESRHTQQYVFLPQASLIYKPVENISLYTSYSKGLSLGGTAPWFASNSGDTLAPTVSRQIEAGVKYDWRRISFAAAVFQTRQAYQYARPAGDTFTYVQQGEQKNTGLELSANGWATDRLQIATSVAAIRARVNNSGTPDYEGHQAINVPTLRASVYADYALPWMNGLALLGGVQYSARKYANRTGNVEVGDYAVVNVGSRYTTKIDGYETVFRLSVDNLFDKRYWRDAGEYMGDDYLFQGAPLTARLSASVNF
- a CDS encoding helix-turn-helix domain-containing protein, producing MTQATALRVQAFTTGDVAAQCSATPGWVQQYQQMSPGHFAGQIRYLDLQGVQVYEECMNTRVEQHFNAPPGALAFCFDGSDNALYMLNGESRNTWITPENYREVAVVFGPQFVQRHGLDVAKLEGLFMAPLTCQQNALFTRWLSGTLTRLSATLDPISRDTLTQQLLDDCLFILDNACVCLDRSSLQRRSAERQLMARIGEWAADAPDETVNLLELAQIAGVPLRQLQQGFKTYTGMSPAQWLRLRRLNGARRELLNATDTTVAEVAMNWSFWHLGRFSNSYRALFKELPSETLKRHG
- a CDS encoding glutamine synthetase family protein; the encoded protein is MNAPFDQLSAWLKEHKITEVECVISDLTGIARGKIAPTNKFLHERGMRLPESVLLQTVTGDFVDDDIYYDLLDPADIDMICRPVSNATYVVPWAIEPTAIVIHDTFDKLGNPIELSPRNVLKKVLQLYTDQGWQPIVAPEMEFYLTQRCEDPDLPLKTPVGRSGRAETGRQSFSIDAANEFDPLFEDVYDWCELQGLDLDTLIHEDGPAQMEINFRHGDALDLADQITVFKRTLREAALKHNVAATFMAKPVADEPGSAMHLHQSVVDIATGKPVFVDADGKMSQLFLHHIGGLQKYIPKLLPMFAPNVNSFRRFLPDTSAPVNVEWGEENRTVGLRVPTSSPDAMRVENRLPGADANPYLAIAASLLCGYLGMIEQIDPSAPVEGRAYERRNLRLPFTLEDALARMEDCDTVKQYLGDKFVRGYVAVKRAEHENFKRVISSWEREFLLLSV